A single Macaca mulatta isolate MMU2019108-1 chromosome 11, T2T-MMU8v2.0, whole genome shotgun sequence DNA region contains:
- the LOC144332774 gene encoding salivary acidic proline-rich phosphoprotein 1/2-like isoform X2 yields MKYFNVLGVLWKVGMRMQNIKNITLSQEQSPSLIPDGGDPNQSSDEKPQRPPFGGLPPKPPTGDGNQDDRLQQRPSPQEGSE; encoded by the exons ATGAAG TATTTCAATGTGCTGGGAGTTTTATGG AAGGTGGGCATGAGGatgcaaaatatcaaaaatatcacATTGAG CCAGGAGCAATCTCCCTCCCTAATACCAG ATGGAGGAGACCCAAATCAGAGCTCAGATGAGAAGCCTCAGAGACCTCCTTTTGGAGGACTCCCACCTAAGCCACCTACTGGTGATGGAAACCAAGATGACAGGCTTCAGCAAAGACCATCCCCACAAGAAG GAAGTGAATAA
- the LOC144332774 gene encoding uncharacterized protein LOC144332774 isoform X1, with the protein MKYFNVLGVLWKVGMRMQNIKNITLSQEQSPSLIPDGGDPNQSSDEKPQRPPFGGLPPKPPTGDGNQDDRLQQRPSPQEGKKPQGPPPPSGKPQGPSPQGGNQAQGPPSPPGKPQGPPPPGGNLQQPPPPPAGKPQGPPSPPQGGRPPRPPRGQPPQ; encoded by the exons ATGAAG TATTTCAATGTGCTGGGAGTTTTATGG AAGGTGGGCATGAGGatgcaaaatatcaaaaatatcacATTGAG CCAGGAGCAATCTCCCTCCCTAATACCAG ATGGAGGAGACCCAAATCAGAGCTCAGATGAGAAGCCTCAGAGACCTCCTTTTGGAGGACTCCCACCTAAGCCACCTACTGGTGATGGAAACCAAGATGACAGGCTTCAGCAAAGACCATCCCCACAAGAAGGCAAGAAGCCCCAAGGTCCCCCACCTCCGTCAGGAAAGCCACAAGGACCATCCCCGCAAGGAGGCAACCAGGCCCAAGGTCCCCCATCTCCTCCAGGAAAGCCACAAGGACCACCCCCACCAGGAGGCAATCTCCAGCAGCCTCCGCCACCTCCTGCTGGAAAGCCCCAGGGACCACCATCCCCTCCTCAAGGGGGCAGACCACCCAGGCCTCCCCGGGGACAGCCTCCCCAGTAA